In a single window of the Bacillus clarus genome:
- a CDS encoding superoxide dismutase family protein: MKKQLLFSCCLLFLITGCDRGKPKEIDVKLHNAAGDEVGTAKVAQQTSGVKITIKAEGFTPGAHGLHVHEIGECKAPRFVSSGNHFNPDKKKHGLMNPKGAENGDLPNVVADGSGKIKAEIEAPHISLEEGKTTIHRKDGASILITENPDDGMTQPTGKSGDRIACGVIVKKTSEMKKK; the protein is encoded by the coding sequence ATGAAAAAACAGCTTTTATTCAGTTGTTGTTTACTATTTCTCATAACAGGCTGTGACCGAGGAAAACCGAAAGAAATTGATGTGAAATTACATAATGCTGCAGGCGATGAAGTTGGAACTGCAAAAGTAGCTCAACAAACGAGTGGAGTAAAAATAACTATTAAAGCTGAAGGATTTACGCCAGGTGCACATGGATTACATGTACATGAAATAGGAGAATGTAAAGCACCTCGTTTTGTATCATCTGGTAATCATTTTAATCCGGATAAAAAGAAACACGGACTGATGAATCCGAAGGGTGCGGAGAACGGTGATTTACCAAACGTAGTTGCAGATGGTTCTGGAAAGATTAAAGCGGAAATTGAAGCACCGCACATATCATTGGAAGAAGGGAAAACGACGATTCATAGGAAAGATGGAGCGTCTATTCTTATTACAGAAAACCCCGATGATGGTATGACACAACCAACAGGAAAATCTGGTGATCGAATTGCTTGTGGTGTTATTGTAAAAAAAACATCGGAAATGAAGAAAAAATAG